CCCAGGAAATCTGGTCCGTGCTGCCCCGTCCGGCTGGCGATGATCGCTCCGAGGACATCGCAACCCTGCCGTTCCCGGATACTCGCGACGAGTGCCTGAACGATGCTGTGGTCAAGGAAATGGAACTCTTCATGGGTGTGGTGTCCGGTACTCGTAACATCCGTACCGAGCTCCTGATCGAACCTGCCAAGAAGCTTGATCTGCTCATCAAGACCGTGTCCGATGAGGACAAGGCCGTGCTTGAGGCAAACGTCACCCTGATCCAGTCACTTGCTCGTGTCGATGCCGTGACCATTGGTCCTGACGTGAAAGCGCCCAAGGCTTCCGGCGCAGCAGTGGTTCAGGGCAACGAATTGTCCGTTCCGCTGGAAGGCGTGGTGGATTTCGAATCCGAACTTGCCCGATTGGACAAGAACATGGTCAAACTCGAAAAGACCATGAAGGGCGTTTCCGGCAAGTTGTCCAACCCCGGTTTCGTGAACAACGCCCCCGAGGAAGTTGTCGAAGGCGAGAAAAGGAAACTGGCCGAGATGGAAGAAGAAAAGACCAAGCTGTCCGAACTCAAAGCACGCCTTGAAAGCGTGATGGGCTAGCCCCGATACTGGAGATAAACATGGCAAACGTTTTTTTGGTTGGAGCGGGTCCGGGTGATCCGGGTATGCTCACACTGCGTGCGAAAGAGATCATCGAGACCTGTGACATCATGATCTATGACTATCTGGCCAACGCCGACTTTTTGAAGTGGTGCAAGCCGGATTGTGAGATCCTGTATGTGGGCAAGAAGGGTGGGGATCATACTCTGCCGCAGGACAAGATCAACGACCTGATCGTGGAAAAAGCCCGGTCCGGCAAGGTTATCTGCCGACTCAAAGGTGGCGACCCGTATGTTTTCGGTCGTGGCGGCGAAGAAGGCGAAGAACTGGTCGAGGCCGGTATCGATTTCGAAGTTGTTCCCGGCATTACAGCCGGTGTGGCTGCCGCTGCCTATGCCGGTATCCCGGTCACGCATCGCGATCACACCACATCGGTCTGTTTCATCACCGGCCACGAAGATCCGACCAAGAGTGAATCCGGGAATAACTGGGCCGTGTACGGTCAGTCTACTTCCACGCTGGTTTTTTATATGGGTGTGGGCAACCTGCCCATGATCGCACAGAATCTCATGGATAACGGCCGTGCTGCCGATACACCGGTGGCTCTGGTTCGCTGGGGAACGCGTTGCAATCAGACTTCCTTTGTGTCCACGCTGGAAAATGTGGCTGAAGAGGCCAAAAAGCGCGACTGGAAGGCTCCGTCCATTATCATCGTCGGCGGTGTCTGCTCCCTGCATGATAAGCTGGCATGGTTTGAAAAGAAGCCCATGCTCGGTCAGGGCGTGGTTGTGACCCGTGCCCGAGAACAGGCTTCCGGTCTGGTGGACATCATGCGCGGGTATGGCGCATGTGTGCATGAGTTCCCGACGATCTCCGTGGAAGCACTTGATGACTATGTTGATGTCGAGACAGCCATTCTTCAACTGGCTCGGTATCAGTGGGTGATTTTTACCTCGGTCAACGGTGTCAAATTCTTCTGGGAACAACTCAAACTTGTTGGCCTTGATTCCCGCATTTTCTGCGGCATGCAGGTTGCGGCCATCGGTCCTGCCACGGCGGACGCCATTCGCGAACGTGGTATTGAGCCGGATTTTGTGCCTGAGAAATATGTGGCTGAACATGTAGTCAAGGGGCTGCTTGAACTCGACATTCAGGGATCGGATGTGCTTATTCCCCGCGCCAAGGTCGCTCGTGAAGTCCTGCCCGAGGAACTGAAGAAAGCCGGGTGCAACGTTACTGTTCTGCCGGTCTACGAGACCAAGCTGGTTCAGGCTTCCGGTGATGAAATCGTGGCTTCCCTCGACAACGGCGATATTCAGTATGTGACCTTCACTTCGTCCAGCACGGTGGAAAATTTCTTCGAGTTGGTTTCTCCAGACACCTTCAAGAAGTATCCGGATGTGAAGATCGCCTCTATCGGGCCGATCACCACTGACACCGTGAAACGGTTCGGTTTCACCCCGCACCTGGAACCCGAGGATTACACGATTCCCGGCCTGGTGGCGGAACTGGTCAAGGACAACCAGTAGATTCCATATAAAGCAAATGAAAAAGGTTTCGACCATACGGTCGAAGCCTTTTTCGTTATTCCTGTCCGCATTTTATCGATACTGAAGTTTGATGCGATTAATTTCGCCTGATGCCGTGAGTTGGTCCAGGGCTTTTTGCAGCCTGTTCACAAGAGCAGGGTCCATCCCACGGCTTACTCCGTAGTATAATGAAGTCTCAAGGAGGGTGTGAACATTTTCGAACAGGTCCGGGTCATACCCCAACTCCTTGACGTGGTACAAGAAGGCCGCTTCGGGCATGGCTACCATGTCGACTCGACCGTTCTTGAGTTTTTGCACGTTTAATTTGAGGTTGTGTAGACGCTGTATCGCGTTTGGGGAAACCCCCTTGGAAAGGATCACATGTTCCGAGGCACTGCCGCGTATGGTCCCGATGACTCGACCGTTCGAATCGCTGATAAGGTTGTTGATCCTGATTCCAGAGTCCTTGCGGGCGATGAGAACGCTTTTGACGTTCACGATAGGCCCGATCCATTGAAAGAGTCCTTTACGACTGGATGTCTTTGCCATGCTGTAGAGGATGACGTTGGGAGAATTCAGCAGTCTTTGATATCCTCGAGCCCAGGGCAACAGTATGACTTCTTCGCGATTGAGAGGGATGTTCGCGATTTCCGTCATTCGTAGGAGAACATCCGTTGCCACACCCGATACGGAACCGGCTTTCATGTGGTTGAAAGGAGGATTCTCTTCTGTAAGGAAAATCAGATCCTCGGCCCGTGCAGAGGAGTTGCCGAAGGCAAGGCAAAAGAGGATGGCAAACAGCCAGATCGTTTTTTTCATATATGTCCCTAGGTGACACTCTACATACCACCTATACATTTGTGGCAAAAAAATAGCATTAAATCAATGTTCTTACAAAAAATGTGTAGAGTTTTTCTCCTCAGATCCTGGCGTGATAAATCCTTCTTGAAAAAAGCCCTGGATTAAGCCAAGTTCGGGCGTGGGAAAAAGTTGTCACCAGTACACATTTCAAGGGAGAGTTCATGCCATTGCCCATAGCCGTTCTCGTGTCAGGGAACGGGTCAAATCTGCAATCCATCATAGATCGTATCGAAGCCGGAGCGCTGGATGTCGAGATCAAGCTCGTCATATCCAACAAAGCCGATGCGTACGGTCTGGAGCGTGCCAGGAGTCATGGCATCCCTACCAGAGTGCTACTGCATACCGAGTACGATTCTCGTGAGGCTTTTGATACCGATATGGTCCGCGCCATCAGGGACAGCGGCGTCGACGAAAGCGGCGTGGTTGTCATGGCAGGTTTCATGCGGATTGTGACACATGTTTTTCTTGGTGTGTTCGAGAATCGTGTCATCAACATTCATCCCGCGCTGCTGCCTTCCTTTCCCGGCGTGTATGGACAGGGCGACGCCGCTGATTACGGTGTAAAGATTTCTGGATGCACAGTGCATTTCGTGGATGAACAGATGGACCACGGTCCGGTGATTATCCAGGCTGCCGTGCCCTGTTTGCCCGGCGAGGGCGGTGGCGGTCTCAGTCCACGTATTTTGAAGATGGAGCACCGCGTGTTGCCCCAGGCTTTGCAATGGCTGGTTGATGGACGGCTTGAGATAGACGGCCGATTCGTACGATTGAAACCCGCAGACAAAGCCGTGTCCCAACAGCCTTTGGCGGATATTGAACCTGAGACGTACGCCTTGATCTGGCCGCCTTTGGAAGAGGGGTTTTAATCGCTTATGCCGCACGCTATTGAAGACGTCCGATTTGTTGCCATAGATTTCGAAACAGCCGACCCCAAACGAGACTCTGCCTGCGCCGTGGGTATCGTCGTGGTGGAGGGGGGCGAGATTATCGAGCGGGATTATCGTCTTATTCGTCCGCCGAGAAAGCGATTCAATCCATTCTGTGTGAAGGTGCATGGGCTGCACTGGGAAGATGTGTGCGATGAGCCGAGTTTTGGCGACCTGTGGCCGGAACTGGAACCATTGTTTGAGAACGCGGATTTCATCGTGGCACACAATGCTCCATTTGATAAATCAGTCCTGCACACCTGCTGCAAGGAGTCGGGCTGGGCCGCACCGGAACAACCGTTCCTTTGTACCGTGCAATTGTCGCGCAAAACATGGGAACTCGCATCCAACAAGCTTCCCAGCGTGTGCGAATATCTCGGCATTACGCTCAATCACCACAATGCGGCGTCCGATGCCGAAGCCTGCGCCCTCATCGCGGTTAACGGCCTGCGCGAAAATCCTGACTTTATGGATAAAGTTCTCTGATACTCTTGAGCTGAGAGGAACGGGAAAGCCGCCGGTGCCTCTGGCGGAAGTCGTTTTCAGCAGGACCGGAGAACCTTTCGGAAAAGGTTCTCCGGACTCTTCAAAACCATTTGTGTCGCTTCGCGATGGTGTCGGTTTGAAAGGCTCGTATTCTTGCAGACACATTCGCTGAAGGCGACAGATCAGTATTTATCCGGCCTGTTTCGGCCAACTCGCTTCATCGAGCAGGAACATGAAGTTCTTGTACGGGATGCCGCCCTTTTCAGACAATCCGAT
The genomic region above belongs to uncultured Pseudodesulfovibrio sp. and contains:
- the cobA gene encoding uroporphyrinogen-III C-methyltransferase, with product MANVFLVGAGPGDPGMLTLRAKEIIETCDIMIYDYLANADFLKWCKPDCEILYVGKKGGDHTLPQDKINDLIVEKARSGKVICRLKGGDPYVFGRGGEEGEELVEAGIDFEVVPGITAGVAAAAYAGIPVTHRDHTTSVCFITGHEDPTKSESGNNWAVYGQSTSTLVFYMGVGNLPMIAQNLMDNGRAADTPVALVRWGTRCNQTSFVSTLENVAEEAKKRDWKAPSIIIVGGVCSLHDKLAWFEKKPMLGQGVVVTRAREQASGLVDIMRGYGACVHEFPTISVEALDDYVDVETAILQLARYQWVIFTSVNGVKFFWEQLKLVGLDSRIFCGMQVAAIGPATADAIRERGIEPDFVPEKYVAEHVVKGLLELDIQGSDVLIPRAKVAREVLPEELKKAGCNVTVLPVYETKLVQASGDEIVASLDNGDIQYVTFTSSSTVENFFELVSPDTFKKYPDVKIASIGPITTDTVKRFGFTPHLEPEDYTIPGLVAELVKDNQ
- a CDS encoding transporter substrate-binding domain-containing protein encodes the protein MKKTIWLFAILFCLAFGNSSARAEDLIFLTEENPPFNHMKAGSVSGVATDVLLRMTEIANIPLNREEVILLPWARGYQRLLNSPNVILYSMAKTSSRKGLFQWIGPIVNVKSVLIARKDSGIRINNLISDSNGRVIGTIRGSASEHVILSKGVSPNAIQRLHNLKLNVQKLKNGRVDMVAMPEAAFLYHVKELGYDPDLFENVHTLLETSLYYGVSRGMDPALVNRLQKALDQLTASGEINRIKLQYR
- the purN gene encoding phosphoribosylglycinamide formyltransferase, translating into MPLPIAVLVSGNGSNLQSIIDRIEAGALDVEIKLVISNKADAYGLERARSHGIPTRVLLHTEYDSREAFDTDMVRAIRDSGVDESGVVVMAGFMRIVTHVFLGVFENRVINIHPALLPSFPGVYGQGDAADYGVKISGCTVHFVDEQMDHGPVIIQAAVPCLPGEGGGGLSPRILKMEHRVLPQALQWLVDGRLEIDGRFVRLKPADKAVSQQPLADIEPETYALIWPPLEEGF
- a CDS encoding 3'-5' exonuclease, which produces MPHAIEDVRFVAIDFETADPKRDSACAVGIVVVEGGEIIERDYRLIRPPRKRFNPFCVKVHGLHWEDVCDEPSFGDLWPELEPLFENADFIVAHNAPFDKSVLHTCCKESGWAAPEQPFLCTVQLSRKTWELASNKLPSVCEYLGITLNHHNAASDAEACALIAVNGLRENPDFMDKVL